The following proteins are encoded in a genomic region of Ostrea edulis chromosome 7, xbOstEdul1.1, whole genome shotgun sequence:
- the LOC130048382 gene encoding uncharacterized protein LOC130048382 codes for MTRLTPFSMKDEFKSKCWAPLEQESTENMDACDAEMTPREEDEKTIMENFRKDMKESNVNVDLIMSKYRFEYEVSRSQEDILFKKLESAVALKKETNRSTPEKIGDQKASLKSLTSSKRSSGKSQHEKRCTTSIKQHSKRLVQTPTYNKSQIHHREHKIKRTSTNRQKIRIPENVMFKNTCLQSRNPSFCRKPILKKRDNWLHKIFLFLILLQVTAAQEKSVASSDHDEFSTLRLNITSPGTLVITWGSKDIHVHHTPESISERTPNAEAGRQEQDTADFEKLDMMLLFGLFVVYNVTLYSRQLCRVTVKHKDQLLFSIVVTKDTTVGSIFRRVQTSQVSPGSRALEGYFRSRSCPFLNPKKVIHDILEPMDGIDICLVFIEAT; via the exons ATGACTAGATTAACCCCATTCTCAATGAAAGATGAATTCAAGTCAAAGTGTTGGGCTCCATTGGAGCAAGAGAGTACTGAGAACATGGATGCGTGTGACGCTGAGATGACACCCAGAGAAGAGGATGAGAAAACCATCATGGAGAATTTTAGGAAAGATATGAAAGAAAGCAATGTAAATGTTGATTTGATCATGTCTAAATACCGTTTTGAGTATGAGGTCAGCAGAAGCCAGGAAGACATTCTTTTTAAGAAATTAGAGTCTGCAGTGGCTTTGAAGAAAGAAACAAATCGGAGTACTCCAGAGAAGATTGGAGATCAAAAAGCCTCATTGAAAAGCCTAACATCATCTAAGAGGAGCTCAGGGAAATCACAACATGAGAAAAGATGTACCACAAGCATTAAACAACACTCGAAACGCCTCGTGCAAACTCCAACATACAATAAGAGTCAGATTCACCACAGAGAGCACAAAATAAAACGAACCTCCACCAACAGACAGAAAATCCGAATTCCTGAAAATGTTATGTTTAAAAACACGTGTCTGCAATCAAGAAATCCGTCCTTTTGTCGGAAACCAATTCTTAAAAAG aGAGACAACTGGCTTCATAAAATCTTCCTGTTCTTGATCCTGCTACAAGTGACGGCAGCACAGGAAAAATCTGTTGCCTCCTCTGACCATGACGAGTTCAGCACTCTGAGGTTAAACATAACATCCCCAGGGACCTTAGTAATCACCTGGGGTAGTAAGGATATACACGTGCATCACACCCCAGAGTCAATCAGTGAACGTACTCCAAACGCTGAAGCCGGCCGGCAGGAACAAGACACTGCAGACTTCGAGAAGCTGGACATGATGTTGCTGTTTGGACTCTTTGTTGTGTACAATGTGACCCTGTACAGTAGACAGCTCTGTA GAGTCACGGTCAAGCATAAAGACCAACTGCTGTTCAGCATAGTGGTAACAAAGGATACGACGGTCGGCAGTATATTCAGAAGAGTGCAGACATCCCAG GTGTCTCCAGGCAGTAGAGCACTGGAAGGGTATTTCAGAAGCAGGAGTTGTCCTTTTCTGAATCCAAAAAAAGTTATTCATGACATACTGGAGCCAATGGACGGCATTGATATATGCCTTGTTTTCATCGAAGCCacatag
- the LOC130048362 gene encoding inter-alpha-trypsin inhibitor heavy chain H5-like isoform X1 → MERFNLCKILCIFWVKYFLGIHRITFATPEHNLRIDYIKVHSEIKLRFAKSRISGLVTNPTNRSEAVMIKLIIPERTFLSDFKLEIDGSLYIGQIKQKDYASYQGVDQGQRSSHRAYDDSDAFDFMVNVPEQTEMKFSLNCQKLLHRVQGRYSFSFSFMTSHKINEYEIQVEIEETRNISYLAVNNRTEFEDGISMMFSKPSQALIRHQEKPMTTNLRTFTVEYDLERSFDLGDIVISGEYFVHYFAPILESEIPKVLLFILDKSGSMGGKRLQSLKFAMHRILGDLGQADEFGIIAFESGVDYMSQELLDASFGNVNQARGFIDDITAGGGTDIKSALLNGLSFLNAGMNRDRGTKMIFFLTDGALFGVKKTALMEIKYANIYDIPIYSIAFGEDADSEFLQHLSRQNHGESRRVNDSNEAVNDITDLFQDIPETMLRNLTFWYPFYKQAVTSQTSFKTYLNGTEISVAGYIEKHSKNNSVDVDVDFEADQNENITNIKKYMVLKPDDKFCPDDYICLPAYMQEFVENTMVHKKILEMIAEINNKKQNSHAAKLLMKKIIFMSMKYGLVTPYTDLHLPDSGLKDKTLQFNHETSEEMDAFEMLSPEETNGTKRITKVQAGGDPHFMISVPGTPSPFCFDLDNVGGKVVQLLTSTDFTINIAIISTSQLNRHRQNKTYIGEIFISSIKFNLLVTPLQLFVNGRQLQWSNVRERFPLYGNSYLPGCIEYHGPRSVKLTICRRLRKDGHLIDYLNIAISNLRRREETMGGFLGQAYKWPIKLIRTTETERGVVGKFVIIKPDHRMHFRAKLKHRKIPTEFAFAECWEMHRSIETLFTEPIKLFIKSTLLVV, encoded by the exons ATGGAACGatttaatttatgtaaaatTCTCTGTATTTTCTGGGTGAAATATTTCCTAGGGATACACAGGATAACATTCGCAACGCCGGAACAT AATTTGAGAATAGACTACATCAAAGTACACAGTGAAATAAAACTGCGCTTTGCAAAATCCCGGATATCTGGTCTGGTTACCAACCCAACAAACCGAAGCGAGGCTGTGATGATCAAACTCATCATACCAGAACGGACATTTTTGTCAGATTTTAAGTT GGAAATCGACGGGAGTCTTTACATCGGACAAATTAAACAGAAAGATTACGCATCATATCAGGGAGTggatcaaggtcaaagatccTCTCACAG AGCATATGACGATTCTGATGCGTTTGACTTTATGGTGAATGTACCCGAGCAGACGGAGATGAAGTTTTCTTTGAATTGCCAAAAACTCCTTCATCGTGTACAGGGACGATACTCcttctctttttcttttatgacgtcacacaagaTTAATGAGTACGAAATACAGGTGGAAATTGAAGAGACTAGAAATATAAGTTACCTGGCGGTAAATAATAGAACAG AGTTTGAAGACGGAATATCCATGATGTTTTCGAAACCATCCCAAGCCCTGATTCGTCATCAAGAAAAGCCGATGACGACCAATCTGAGGACATTTACAGTTGAATATGACCTTGAACGATCATTTGACCTTGGAGATATTGTG ATCTCTGGGGAGTATTTCGTACATTATTTTGCTCCTATCCTAGAGAGCGAAATCCCAAAAGTCCTTCTTTTTATTCTTGACAAGAGTGGATCCATGGGAGGAAAACGTCTACAGAGTTTGAAATTCGCCATGCACAGAATTCTCGGTGATCTCGGACAAGCGGATGAATTCGGCATCATTGCGTTCGAATCTGGGGTGGACTACATGAGTCAGGAATTATTAGATGCTTCCTTTGGTAACGTTAACCAGGCCCGGGGGTTCATCGACGACATCACTGCTGGCGGTG GTACAGATATTAAATCAGCTCTACTAAATGGTTTGTCTTTTCTAAATGCTGGTATGAACAGAGATCGAGGAACCAAAATGATATTCTTCCTAACGGATGGGGCGCTCTTTGGAGTAAAAAAGACAGCTCTCATGGAGATAAAATATGCTAATATTTATGACATACCGATTTACAGTATTGCATTCGGAGAGGATGCAGATAGCGAGTTTCTACAACACTTATCTCGACAAAACCACGGGGAATCCAGGCGGGTAAATGACAGCAACGAGGCCGTAAACGACATCACAGATCTCTTCCAAGACATTCCGGAGACAATGTTGAGGAATCTGACATTTTGGTATCCGTTTTATAAACAGGCTGTTACATCACAGACATCgtttaaaacatatttgaacGGTACCGAGATATCCGTGGCTGGATACATCGAGAAGCACTCTAAAAACAACAGTGTCGATGTGGACGTGGATTTTGAGGCAGACCAGAACGAGAATATTACTAATATCAAAAAGTATATGGTTTTGAAGCCCGATGATAAGTTTTGTCCAGATGATTATATTTGTTTACCTGCGTATATGCAGGAATTTGTGGAGAATACCATGGTACACAAGAAAATTCTTGAAATGATTGCCGAAATcaacaataaaaaacaaaatagtcATGCGGCCAAGCTCCTGATGAAGAAGATCATTTTCATGTCCATGAAG TATGGACTGGTCACTCCCTACACAGATCTCCACCTTCCTGACTCAGGACTCAAAGACAAAACGCTTCAGTTCAACCATGAGACTTCAGAAG AGATGGACGCATTCGAAATGCTCTCACCTGAAGAAACTAATGGAACGAAACGCATAACAAAGGTGCAAG CCGGAGGAGACCCTCACTTCATGATTAGTGTTCCAGGCACACCGTCCCCGTTCTGTTTTGATTTAGATAACGTGGGAGGAAAAGTCGTTCAATTGCTTACCAGTACAG atttcaCAATCAATATTGCCATTATTTCAACTTCTCAACTCAACAGACACCGCCAAAACAAAACGTATATTggagaaatattcatatcttccATCAAATTCAATCTGCTTGTTACGCCGCTACAGCTTTTTGTTAACGGGAGACAACTGCAGTGGAGCAACGTCCGAGAAAGGTTTCCATTGTATGGAAATTCCTATCTTCCAGGCTGCATTGAATACCACGGACCGCGGAGTGTGAAGTTGACAATTTGTAGGAGGCTTCGGAAAGATGGACATTTGATAGATTACCTGAACATTGCAATATCAAATTTGCGAAGGCGTGAGGAGACAATGGGTGGTTTTCTTG GTCAAGCATATAAATGGCCAATCAAATTGATAAGGACCACTGAAACAGAACGCGGCGTAGTTGGAAAGTTTGTGATCATAAAACCAGACCATCGAATGCATTTCCGTGCGAAACTTAAGCACCGTAAAATTCCTACAGAATTTGCATTTGCAGAGTGCTGGGAAATGCACAGATCTATTGAAACATTATTTACAGAACCGATCAAACTTTTTATCAAGTCCACTTTACTTGTTGTATAA
- the LOC130048362 gene encoding inter-alpha-trypsin inhibitor heavy chain H5-like isoform X2 has protein sequence MERFNLCKILCIFWVKYFLGIHRITFATPEHNLRIDYIKVHSEIKLRFAKSRISGLVTNPTNRSEAVMIKLIIPERTFLSDFKLEIDGSLYIGQIKQKDYASYQGVDQGQRSSHRAYDDSDAFDFMVNVPEQTEMKFSLNCQKLLHRVQGRYSFSFSFMTSHKINEYEIQVEIEETRNISYLAVNNRTEFEDGISMMFSKPSQALIRHQEKPMTTNLRTFTVEYDLERSFDLGDIVISGEYFVHYFAPILESEIPKVLLFILDKSGSMGGKRLQSLKFAMHRILGDLGQADEFGIIAFESGVDYMSQELLDASFGNVNQARGFIDDITAGGGTDIKSALLNGLSFLNAGMNRDRGTKMIFFLTDGALFGVKKTALMEIKYANIYDIPIYSIAFGEDADSEFLQHLSRQNHGESRRVNDSNEAVNDITDLFQDIPETMLRNLTFWYPFYKQAVTSQTSFKTYLNGTEISVAGYIEKHSKNNSVDVDVDFEADQNENITNIKKYMVLKPDDKFCPDDYICLPAYMQEFVENTMVHKKILEMIAEINNKKQNSHAAKLLMKKIIFMSMKYGLVTPYTDLHLPDSGLKDKTLQFNHETSEEMDAFEMLSPEETNGTKRITKVQDFTINIAIISTSQLNRHRQNKTYIGEIFISSIKFNLLVTPLQLFVNGRQLQWSNVRERFPLYGNSYLPGCIEYHGPRSVKLTICRRLRKDGHLIDYLNIAISNLRRREETMGGFLGQAYKWPIKLIRTTETERGVVGKFVIIKPDHRMHFRAKLKHRKIPTEFAFAECWEMHRSIETLFTEPIKLFIKSTLLVV, from the exons ATGGAACGatttaatttatgtaaaatTCTCTGTATTTTCTGGGTGAAATATTTCCTAGGGATACACAGGATAACATTCGCAACGCCGGAACAT AATTTGAGAATAGACTACATCAAAGTACACAGTGAAATAAAACTGCGCTTTGCAAAATCCCGGATATCTGGTCTGGTTACCAACCCAACAAACCGAAGCGAGGCTGTGATGATCAAACTCATCATACCAGAACGGACATTTTTGTCAGATTTTAAGTT GGAAATCGACGGGAGTCTTTACATCGGACAAATTAAACAGAAAGATTACGCATCATATCAGGGAGTggatcaaggtcaaagatccTCTCACAG AGCATATGACGATTCTGATGCGTTTGACTTTATGGTGAATGTACCCGAGCAGACGGAGATGAAGTTTTCTTTGAATTGCCAAAAACTCCTTCATCGTGTACAGGGACGATACTCcttctctttttcttttatgacgtcacacaagaTTAATGAGTACGAAATACAGGTGGAAATTGAAGAGACTAGAAATATAAGTTACCTGGCGGTAAATAATAGAACAG AGTTTGAAGACGGAATATCCATGATGTTTTCGAAACCATCCCAAGCCCTGATTCGTCATCAAGAAAAGCCGATGACGACCAATCTGAGGACATTTACAGTTGAATATGACCTTGAACGATCATTTGACCTTGGAGATATTGTG ATCTCTGGGGAGTATTTCGTACATTATTTTGCTCCTATCCTAGAGAGCGAAATCCCAAAAGTCCTTCTTTTTATTCTTGACAAGAGTGGATCCATGGGAGGAAAACGTCTACAGAGTTTGAAATTCGCCATGCACAGAATTCTCGGTGATCTCGGACAAGCGGATGAATTCGGCATCATTGCGTTCGAATCTGGGGTGGACTACATGAGTCAGGAATTATTAGATGCTTCCTTTGGTAACGTTAACCAGGCCCGGGGGTTCATCGACGACATCACTGCTGGCGGTG GTACAGATATTAAATCAGCTCTACTAAATGGTTTGTCTTTTCTAAATGCTGGTATGAACAGAGATCGAGGAACCAAAATGATATTCTTCCTAACGGATGGGGCGCTCTTTGGAGTAAAAAAGACAGCTCTCATGGAGATAAAATATGCTAATATTTATGACATACCGATTTACAGTATTGCATTCGGAGAGGATGCAGATAGCGAGTTTCTACAACACTTATCTCGACAAAACCACGGGGAATCCAGGCGGGTAAATGACAGCAACGAGGCCGTAAACGACATCACAGATCTCTTCCAAGACATTCCGGAGACAATGTTGAGGAATCTGACATTTTGGTATCCGTTTTATAAACAGGCTGTTACATCACAGACATCgtttaaaacatatttgaacGGTACCGAGATATCCGTGGCTGGATACATCGAGAAGCACTCTAAAAACAACAGTGTCGATGTGGACGTGGATTTTGAGGCAGACCAGAACGAGAATATTACTAATATCAAAAAGTATATGGTTTTGAAGCCCGATGATAAGTTTTGTCCAGATGATTATATTTGTTTACCTGCGTATATGCAGGAATTTGTGGAGAATACCATGGTACACAAGAAAATTCTTGAAATGATTGCCGAAATcaacaataaaaaacaaaatagtcATGCGGCCAAGCTCCTGATGAAGAAGATCATTTTCATGTCCATGAAG TATGGACTGGTCACTCCCTACACAGATCTCCACCTTCCTGACTCAGGACTCAAAGACAAAACGCTTCAGTTCAACCATGAGACTTCAGAAG AGATGGACGCATTCGAAATGCTCTCACCTGAAGAAACTAATGGAACGAAACGCATAACAAAGGTGCAAG atttcaCAATCAATATTGCCATTATTTCAACTTCTCAACTCAACAGACACCGCCAAAACAAAACGTATATTggagaaatattcatatcttccATCAAATTCAATCTGCTTGTTACGCCGCTACAGCTTTTTGTTAACGGGAGACAACTGCAGTGGAGCAACGTCCGAGAAAGGTTTCCATTGTATGGAAATTCCTATCTTCCAGGCTGCATTGAATACCACGGACCGCGGAGTGTGAAGTTGACAATTTGTAGGAGGCTTCGGAAAGATGGACATTTGATAGATTACCTGAACATTGCAATATCAAATTTGCGAAGGCGTGAGGAGACAATGGGTGGTTTTCTTG GTCAAGCATATAAATGGCCAATCAAATTGATAAGGACCACTGAAACAGAACGCGGCGTAGTTGGAAAGTTTGTGATCATAAAACCAGACCATCGAATGCATTTCCGTGCGAAACTTAAGCACCGTAAAATTCCTACAGAATTTGCATTTGCAGAGTGCTGGGAAATGCACAGATCTATTGAAACATTATTTACAGAACCGATCAAACTTTTTATCAAGTCCACTTTACTTGTTGTATAA
- the LOC130048400 gene encoding perlucin-like isoform X1, with amino-acid sequence MSRLSFFGLWITLLIKVCAAQEFCPEGFFQYGASCYFFASHIAADWIEAGSFCRRFQGGDLVAIETQSENNFIYQELLMMHENKTRLEDFWIGGTDEFVEGHWTWIPTMEKVSFTDWSPGNPSDSASNEDCMEIIVGHTAPTTHWNDDDCSKKANFICEVPLLEGSPIIG; translated from the exons ATGTCACGGCTATCGTTTTTCGGCCTCTGGATAACTCTGTTGATAAAAG TGTGTGCAGCACAAGAGTTCTGTCCAGAGGGTTTTTTCCAATATGGCGCGTCCTGCTATTTCTTTGCTTCTCACATAGCTGCCGACTGGATCGAGGCGggg TCCTTCTGCAGGAGATTTCAGGGAGGAGATCTTGTTGCCATCGAAACACAATCTGAAAACAATTTTATATACCAGGAGTTACTTATGATGCATGAAAATA AAACCCGTTTAGAGGACTTTTGGATTGGTGGCACGGACGAGTTTGTGGAGGGACACTGGACATGGATTCCGACGATGGAGAAAGTAAGTTTTACGGATTGGTCCCCCGGTAACCCCAGCGACAGTGCATCAAACGAGGACTGTATGGAGATTATCGTGGGTCACACTGCTCCGACCACCCACTGGAATGATGACGACTGCTCGAAGAAAGCTAACTTCATTTGTGAAGTTCC GCTCTTAGAAGGATCCCCCATCATCGGATAG
- the LOC130048400 gene encoding perlucin-like isoform X2: MSRLSFFGLWITLLIKVCAAQEFCPEGFFQYGASCYFFASHIAADWIEAGSFCRRFQGGDLVAIETQSENNFIYQELLMMHENKDFWIGGTDEFVEGHWTWIPTMEKVSFTDWSPGNPSDSASNEDCMEIIVGHTAPTTHWNDDDCSKKANFICEVPLLEGSPIIG; encoded by the exons ATGTCACGGCTATCGTTTTTCGGCCTCTGGATAACTCTGTTGATAAAAG TGTGTGCAGCACAAGAGTTCTGTCCAGAGGGTTTTTTCCAATATGGCGCGTCCTGCTATTTCTTTGCTTCTCACATAGCTGCCGACTGGATCGAGGCGggg TCCTTCTGCAGGAGATTTCAGGGAGGAGATCTTGTTGCCATCGAAACACAATCTGAAAACAATTTTATATACCAGGAGTTACTTATGATGCATGAAAATA AGGACTTTTGGATTGGTGGCACGGACGAGTTTGTGGAGGGACACTGGACATGGATTCCGACGATGGAGAAAGTAAGTTTTACGGATTGGTCCCCCGGTAACCCCAGCGACAGTGCATCAAACGAGGACTGTATGGAGATTATCGTGGGTCACACTGCTCCGACCACCCACTGGAATGATGACGACTGCTCGAAGAAAGCTAACTTCATTTGTGAAGTTCC GCTCTTAGAAGGATCCCCCATCATCGGATAG
- the LOC130048397 gene encoding transmembrane protein 186-like isoform X1, whose protein sequence is MLLQRFCLGKRGVHSFWCVVNKNTREIHQNAAIQNSKRQWIFRKDIWKGQFKNMLRTCALSGDPFNRSFTTENRLCHKQQAIENGEGSDVPAVKGTLVSKDEQDNAVGRPKSEYKCFYYFPPINIIRLVQRFQLLVYGTLLPASLLYIYTVPSPSLQMILFAATNVLLMPAVFFMMPNMIGSLSAGGTSDIVDTLKVSRLSFFGNRKDTYYKIEHVKPLSEVRHANIVYAKFELYNKKEKFYLFHSYAKILDREMFEIIMGRLKE, encoded by the coding sequence ATGTTGCTACAGCGATTTTGTTTGGGAAAGAGAGGAGTACATTCATTCTGGTGTGTTGTGAACAAAAATACGAGGGAAATTCACCAGAATGCAGCGATTCAAAACTCCAAAAGGCAATGGATCTTCAGAAAAGATATTTGGAAAGGGCAGTTTAAGAATATGCTGAGAACATGTGCTTTGTCAGGTGATCCTTTCAACAGATCTTTTACAACAGAAAACAGGCTGTGTCACAAACAACAGGCTATAGAGAATGGAGAAGGAAGTGATGTCCCTGCGGTTAAAGGAACTCTGGTGTCTAAAGATGAGCAGGATAATGCAGTTGGACGTCCTAAATCTGAATACAAATGTTTCTATTATTTCCCACCCATAAACATCATCCGACTGGTGCAGAGATTTCAGTTACTGGTGTATGGGACCCTGCTGCCGGCCAGCTTGCTCTACATTTACACCGTTCCCTCGCCTTCGCTTCAAATGATACTGTTTGCGGCTACTAATGTACTTTTGATGCCGGCAGTTTTCTTTATGATGCCAAATATGATCGGGAGTTTGTCAGCTGGAGGAACAAGTGACATTGTGGACACACTCAAAGTCTCGAGATTGTCTTTCTTCGGCAATAGAAAGGATACATATTATAAGATAGAGCATGTCAAGCCATTGTCGGAGGTTAGGCATGCAAATATTGTGTATGCAAAATTTGAACTTTACAACAAAAAagagaaattttatttgtttcattcTTATGCGAAGATTCTTGATagagaaatgtttgaaattataATGGGACGACTCAAAGAATGA